A genomic stretch from Antarcticibacterium flavum includes:
- a CDS encoding site-specific integrase: MNSQQTFRILFWLNKSKAKDIRLPIYARVTVNGRRAEISLARYCDPEAWDDRAHRIKGRNPEATVLNNYLDAKYAKLLQCYEDLLKEDCIITAQAIKSRFLGSDATFKTLNNVIEHHKSTMGDFLKHGTLKNYGATEKYLLKYLAREHKTKDIYLKNISYQFVTGFDKFLRRQKDKTGKKQLSNNGIMKHMERFKKLINLSIKLEWMEKDPFRDYKMKFEKFDRAYLNQRELNFIEETRFTRTTLEKTKDIFLFACYTGLSYIDVKNLTRENIINGVNGKDWIYCRREKSQTPIKIPLLEKAKMILEKYKTPVNEVLLPVYSNQKTNNYLKEIASQCKIPKKLSFHVARHTFATTITLSNGVPIETVSKLLGHSKLSTTQIYARVVDQKIGDDMDLLQSKLV; encoded by the coding sequence ATGAACTCACAACAAACATTTCGCATTCTATTTTGGCTTAATAAATCAAAAGCTAAAGACATTCGGTTACCTATTTACGCCCGGGTAACCGTAAATGGCCGCAGGGCAGAAATAAGTCTTGCCCGATATTGCGATCCCGAAGCCTGGGATGACCGGGCTCACAGGATCAAAGGAAGAAATCCGGAGGCCACAGTATTAAACAACTATTTGGATGCCAAATATGCTAAGTTGCTTCAGTGTTACGAAGACCTGCTAAAAGAAGATTGTATTATAACAGCTCAGGCTATAAAATCTCGTTTCCTGGGATCTGATGCTACCTTTAAAACTCTCAATAATGTTATCGAGCATCATAAGTCCACCATGGGAGATTTTCTCAAACACGGAACCTTAAAAAATTATGGTGCCACTGAAAAGTACTTACTGAAATATCTTGCCAGGGAGCATAAGACCAAGGATATCTATTTAAAAAACATCTCTTACCAATTTGTTACTGGATTTGACAAGTTCCTTAGAAGACAAAAAGATAAAACTGGCAAAAAGCAATTAAGCAACAATGGGATTATGAAGCATATGGAGCGCTTCAAGAAACTTATAAACTTGTCTATTAAGCTTGAATGGATGGAAAAGGATCCCTTCCGGGATTATAAAATGAAGTTCGAAAAATTTGACCGTGCTTATTTAAACCAAAGAGAGCTAAATTTTATTGAGGAGACACGATTCACCCGTACTACTTTAGAAAAAACAAAAGATATTTTTCTTTTTGCCTGCTATACCGGTTTGTCATATATCGATGTAAAGAACTTAACTCGTGAAAACATTATAAACGGAGTAAACGGAAAGGATTGGATTTATTGCAGAAGGGAAAAAAGCCAAACCCCTATTAAGATCCCTTTGCTGGAGAAAGCAAAAATGATCCTGGAAAAATATAAGACCCCGGTAAATGAGGTTCTACTTCCGGTTTACAGCAATCAAAAGACAAATAATTATCTTAAGGAGATTGCATCTCAATGTAAGATTCCAAAAAAATTAAGTTTTCACGTCGCCAGGCACACATTTGCGACTACAATAACTCTTTCCAACGGTGTACCTATAGAAACTGTTTCGAAGCTTTTGGGGCATTCTAAACTATCTACAACGCAGATTTATGCTCGGGTTGTTGACCAGAAAATTGGAGATGATATGGACCTATTGCAATCCAAGCTTGTTTAA
- a CDS encoding DUF932 domain-containing protein, translating into MYLNRLQQDEIFVSNEMKSLKIITGMESRRGLENAVISNDKIVNVVSNSYGHIPNELFFKKAEQLLLDANLKYHKRTINRNDRSFIADFIIEDHNQFSLKNEQDKILPMLRFKNSYDGSEKTSGHFGFYREVCTNGLHVAQSEIAFSIKHSKNNTDLIMPKLNFLFEKFLDNEYYEITRKFREMEEIVLIDTKAFVKEILEKTKLFRYECSDKNDNPSKKSRELLDMIAEEGHDYYKTPTLWDGYNAFNWMLHNTLKKTFSQQEKFDKILFDEIYAMV; encoded by the coding sequence ATGTATTTAAATCGTTTACAACAAGATGAAATTTTCGTTTCAAATGAAATGAAATCGTTAAAAATTATTACTGGTATGGAGTCTCGAAGAGGACTTGAAAATGCCGTTATTTCCAATGACAAAATTGTGAATGTGGTCTCGAACAGTTATGGCCATATTCCAAATGAATTGTTTTTCAAAAAAGCCGAACAGCTATTACTGGATGCCAATCTGAAATATCATAAACGCACGATTAACAGAAATGACAGGTCTTTCATTGCCGACTTTATAATCGAGGACCATAATCAGTTTTCGTTGAAGAATGAACAGGATAAGATATTACCGATGTTGCGTTTCAAAAATTCCTATGACGGAAGCGAAAAGACTTCCGGGCATTTTGGATTTTATAGAGAAGTATGCACCAATGGCTTGCACGTTGCTCAATCAGAAATAGCATTTTCAATAAAGCACAGCAAAAACAATACAGATTTAATAATGCCGAAATTGAATTTTCTATTCGAGAAGTTCTTGGATAACGAATACTACGAAATCACAAGAAAATTCAGGGAAATGGAAGAAATCGTACTTATCGACACCAAAGCATTCGTAAAGGAAATATTGGAAAAAACGAAACTGTTCCGATATGAATGTAGCGACAAAAACGATAATCCTTCAAAGAAATCCAGGGAATTATTGGATATGATAGCCGAAGAAGGACACGATTATTATAAAACGCCCACATTATGGGATGGGTATAACGCCTTTAATTGGATGCTTCACAATACCTTGAAAAAAACTTTTTCGCAACAGGAAAAATTTGATAAGATATTGTTTGATGAAATATATGCAATGGTTTAA
- a CDS encoding TolC family protein — MNKHIVSAICGCLFFVSGFSQDKNIEQLLNEIEQNNTELKGYQSFIESQQLENRSNNNLPDPQLSGFYLPFGDNRTGDYTEYQLSQSFEFPTVYAARGKWNESKSQQLASAYANKRQEVLLKAKNTLLELAYLQKQKTVEAERKTQSKQVFDQIQKLFDTEQVGILDLNKAKIAWIQEQFAVEQIETEIQILLSKLKTLNGGNEISGISTGLALPIEVGAEESLWQEKLSNDPLLQELKAIETSSLQKVKLEKNKVLPNVALGYNYQGVSGSHYSGFYGGVSIPLWNSKNKVKAAEANYEYQQSNTQVISTSLYTQFQETYNRYELMLKKYNEYQTTMGNLESEDLLFKAYMLGEYSFMDYYVELQFYRNASDKMLQMEKELQLLQAQLLKHQL; from the coding sequence ATGAATAAACACATCGTGTCCGCAATTTGCGGATGCCTGTTCTTTGTTAGTGGTTTCTCACAGGATAAAAATATAGAGCAACTACTTAATGAAATAGAACAGAATAACACGGAGTTAAAAGGCTATCAATCATTCATTGAAAGTCAGCAACTCGAAAACAGGAGCAACAATAATTTGCCCGACCCACAGCTTTCTGGCTTTTATTTGCCATTTGGCGACAATAGAACTGGAGATTATACCGAATATCAACTATCGCAATCTTTTGAATTCCCAACGGTATATGCTGCTCGTGGCAAATGGAACGAGTCTAAATCGCAACAGTTAGCATCAGCCTATGCTAACAAGAGACAGGAAGTCTTGTTGAAAGCGAAGAACACGCTTTTGGAACTTGCTTACTTGCAAAAACAAAAAACTGTTGAAGCAGAAAGAAAAACCCAGAGCAAGCAGGTTTTTGACCAAATCCAAAAACTTTTTGATACCGAGCAAGTAGGCATTTTAGATTTGAATAAAGCGAAAATTGCTTGGATTCAAGAGCAGTTTGCCGTGGAACAGATTGAAACCGAAATTCAAATTTTGCTGTCAAAACTCAAAACGTTGAACGGCGGTAATGAAATTAGTGGCATTTCGACAGGACTTGCATTGCCTATTGAAGTTGGTGCGGAGGAAAGTCTTTGGCAGGAAAAATTATCAAATGACCCTTTACTGCAAGAATTAAAGGCTATTGAGACATCTTCACTTCAAAAAGTAAAACTGGAAAAAAACAAAGTACTACCAAACGTAGCACTTGGCTACAATTATCAAGGCGTTAGCGGTAGTCATTATTCTGGTTTTTATGGCGGTGTCTCGATTCCCCTTTGGAATAGCAAGAACAAAGTAAAAGCTGCCGAAGCCAATTATGAGTATCAGCAGTCCAATACGCAAGTAATTAGCACTTCGCTTTACACACAGTTTCAGGAAACTTATAATCGATACGAATTGATGCTCAAAAAATACAATGAGTATCAAACAACAATGGGCAATTTAGAAAGTGAGGATTTACTTTTTAAAGCCTATATGTTGGGCGAGTATTCGTTTATGGATTACTATGTAGAACTTCAGTTTTACAGAAATGCTTCAGATAAAATGTTGCAAATGGAAAAGGAACTGCAACTGCTTCAAGCACAATTATTAAAACATCAATTATAA
- a CDS encoding efflux RND transporter periplasmic adaptor subunit yields MKYILIVLAFLAMSCNNKAEDAHAHNPDGSHEGEEIPRLDHTIWTNKTELFVEFPALIVGSPSRLAAHFTVLDKHQPVREGSVTLSLIKGDKGIRNIADAPSSPGIFSPTIQPKEAGSYQLVFELKTPDYSDKITIDDVTVYSNADEAIMALGTAEDDGSISFLKEQAWKIDFQTAPVVTGKIYDVINTSGVWMPSPGSTKSLAAKSNGVVDFKVNNLTEGTAVKQGQLLMSLNSQGLASNNLSTDIASAKATFQQAKSEYERKKELYESKIVPKSEFEKVESSFEIAKANYQSLVSGVSGGSKQIRAPFDGFIKSITVSNGDYVEQGVTLVTVGTHQSRVLKAQLAPNYGLTMGNLQGIWYQDNDNQWKDVTDAEGKILSIGKDVERENPLISVFTEVNATVDMPIGSLTPVQIAMGNATQNTMIPVNALLEDYGSYSVIVQLSGESFERRPVKLGKRNGENVEILEGLQVGEVVVTTGAYQVKMASMSGSTPAHGHEH; encoded by the coding sequence ATGAAATATATACTCATAGTGCTTGCCTTTTTGGCAATGTCTTGTAACAACAAGGCAGAAGACGCACACGCACACAATCCCGATGGTAGCCACGAAGGAGAAGAAATTCCACGCTTGGACCACACCATTTGGACAAACAAAACAGAATTATTCGTAGAATTCCCTGCTTTAATAGTAGGCAGTCCAAGCAGGCTTGCAGCCCACTTTACGGTGTTGGACAAGCATCAGCCCGTTCGCGAAGGTTCGGTTACGCTTAGTTTGATTAAGGGCGATAAAGGCATTCGCAATATCGCAGATGCACCTTCATCACCAGGCATATTCTCGCCTACCATTCAACCAAAAGAAGCTGGTAGTTACCAACTTGTTTTTGAATTGAAAACGCCAGACTATTCAGATAAAATAACGATTGACGATGTTACGGTCTATAGTAATGCAGATGAAGCCATAATGGCATTGGGTACTGCCGAAGATGATGGAAGTATCTCGTTCTTAAAAGAGCAGGCTTGGAAAATCGATTTTCAAACCGCACCTGTCGTTACGGGTAAAATTTACGATGTTATCAATACGTCCGGTGTTTGGATGCCATCGCCAGGTTCTACAAAGTCCTTGGCGGCAAAATCCAATGGTGTGGTAGATTTTAAAGTAAATAACCTAACCGAAGGTACAGCGGTAAAACAGGGTCAGTTGTTGATGAGCTTGAACAGTCAAGGTTTGGCATCCAATAATTTAAGTACGGATATCGCTTCCGCGAAAGCGACATTCCAACAGGCCAAATCGGAATATGAAAGGAAGAAAGAGCTATACGAATCCAAAATAGTCCCGAAATCTGAATTTGAAAAAGTAGAGAGCAGTTTCGAGATAGCCAAAGCCAACTATCAATCATTGGTGTCTGGTGTCTCGGGCGGAAGCAAACAAATACGTGCACCTTTTGATGGTTTTATCAAATCCATAACTGTTTCAAATGGCGATTATGTAGAACAAGGTGTTACACTTGTAACCGTTGGGACGCATCAATCCAGAGTTTTAAAAGCGCAGTTAGCACCCAACTACGGACTTACGATGGGTAATTTACAAGGTATATGGTATCAGGATAATGATAACCAATGGAAAGACGTAACTGATGCCGAGGGCAAAATCCTTTCGATTGGTAAGGACGTGGAACGTGAAAATCCTTTGATTTCTGTTTTTACAGAAGTCAATGCCACCGTCGATATGCCAATAGGAAGTCTAACACCTGTTCAGATAGCGATGGGAAATGCAACACAGAACACAATGATTCCTGTGAATGCTCTCTTGGAAGACTATGGAAGCTATTCCGTTATCGTTCAACTATCAGGCGAAAGTTTTGAAAGACGACCTGTTAAGCTTGGAAAGCGCAATGGCGAAAATGTAGAGATACTGGAAGGTCTGCAAGTTGGCGAAGTGGTAGTAACTACAGGAGCATATCAAGTTAAAATGGCTTCAATGTCGGGTTCAACACCTGCACACGGTCACGAACATTAA
- a CDS encoding efflux RND transporter permease subunit — translation MLNKILSISLQNRLLILLGAVALSVLGVYYARTMNVDVFPDLTAPTVTILTEAHGMESEEVEKLVTYQLETALNGSPNVRRIRSSSAAGVSIVWIEFEWGTDIYRARQIVSERIPMVRENLPEGIGAPTMAPISSIMGEIMLLGVTSDSLSPMELRTLSDWTIRPRIKAIGGIANVVVIGGDYKQYQVFANPEKMKYYDVSLSELVEHVKEANQNAPGGVINQYGNQYIIKGSGRAYALEDLQEAVLKEVNGQTIKIKDVATVQIGAADKIGDGSLNANPAVILTISKQPDVNTLELTDRLDEAIADLQKTLPKGVNIKSQIFRQSDFIDASISNLNMTLLEGAFFVMIILFIFLMNWRTTVISLLAIPISLLVSIIILKWLGYTINTMSLGGMAIAIGALVDDAIIDVENVYKRLRENIRKPKAERESTIKVVRDASVEIRSSIIIATLIIIVSFVPLFFLSGMEGRLLQPLGIAFVTSVLTSLVVAVTVTPILCSYLLDNEKLLNKQAEGTRVERWLQKHYGNLLERATRIPKTIIGVTVIVFLLSLLVVTQLGRSFLPEFNEGSLVISVVGPPGMSLEESNKTGKLIETILLDMPEVEVVTRRQGRAELDEHAQGVNASEIDVPFVLEDKTKEEFFEEVRNKLSVAPGVNITLGQPIAHRIDHMLSGTRANIAIKIFGFDLQRLFEVGKSVEQNIKDIDGLADVAVDQQIEVPQIRIKPKRQILSAYGMTVGNLMEQVDIAFAGEEVGEIYEGQQYFDLVVRYEKPFRDDIENINKTLISLPKGGQTTLGELATVQSVSSPNTINREDVQRKIVVAANVQGRDLRGAVNEIKEVVANNVNMPEGYRVQYGGQFESESKASQLLLITAIIAIAIIFLLLYYEFKVIKLAFVVLINLPLALIGGILIVYFTSGIISIAATIGFISLFGIATRNGILLVSRYEDLRKEGIQGFQLIKKGALDRLNPILMTAFTTGLALIPLALKGGEPGSEIQSPMAVVILGGLLSATILNLVVIPCVYQLVLKKEK, via the coding sequence ATGTTAAACAAAATATTATCAATTTCACTTCAAAACAGATTGCTCATACTATTGGGAGCGGTTGCATTGAGTGTGTTGGGCGTGTATTATGCACGTACAATGAACGTCGATGTATTCCCAGACCTTACAGCACCAACGGTAACAATCCTTACCGAAGCGCACGGAATGGAATCTGAAGAAGTAGAAAAATTAGTGACCTATCAACTGGAAACTGCCTTAAACGGTTCGCCCAATGTGAGACGCATCCGTTCGTCATCGGCAGCGGGAGTTTCCATTGTTTGGATAGAATTTGAGTGGGGAACCGATATTTATCGGGCACGACAAATTGTAAGTGAACGTATTCCAATGGTACGGGAAAATCTACCCGAAGGAATTGGAGCACCAACAATGGCACCTATTTCATCCATTATGGGCGAAATAATGCTCTTGGGAGTGACATCGGATAGTCTTTCGCCAATGGAACTGCGAACCTTATCCGACTGGACCATCAGGCCTCGTATAAAAGCCATTGGCGGTATTGCAAACGTGGTGGTTATTGGTGGCGATTACAAACAATATCAAGTATTTGCCAATCCCGAAAAGATGAAGTATTACGACGTGAGCCTCTCAGAATTGGTAGAACACGTTAAGGAAGCAAATCAAAATGCGCCCGGTGGTGTCATCAATCAATATGGCAATCAGTACATCATTAAGGGAAGTGGTAGGGCGTATGCGCTGGAAGACTTACAGGAAGCGGTTCTAAAGGAAGTGAATGGTCAAACCATCAAGATTAAAGACGTTGCAACCGTACAAATTGGTGCAGCTGATAAAATTGGCGATGGTTCATTAAACGCAAATCCCGCTGTGATTCTTACTATTTCTAAACAGCCCGATGTGAATACATTGGAGTTGACAGACCGACTGGATGAAGCCATTGCCGATTTGCAAAAAACCCTGCCCAAAGGTGTCAACATCAAAAGTCAAATCTTTAGGCAGTCTGATTTCATAGATGCTTCTATAAGTAATCTAAATATGACTCTTTTAGAAGGTGCGTTCTTTGTAATGATTATCCTTTTCATTTTTCTGATGAACTGGAGGACTACCGTTATTTCCTTGCTGGCTATCCCAATTTCTTTATTGGTGTCCATCATCATTTTAAAATGGCTGGGTTACACTATAAACACAATGAGTTTGGGTGGTATGGCCATTGCGATAGGTGCGTTGGTAGATGATGCCATCATCGATGTGGAAAATGTATATAAACGCTTGCGGGAAAATATCAGAAAACCGAAAGCGGAGCGGGAATCGACCATAAAAGTAGTGCGTGACGCTTCAGTAGAGATTAGAAGTTCCATCATTATTGCAACCTTAATTATCATCGTATCATTTGTTCCCTTGTTCTTTTTAAGCGGAATGGAAGGTCGATTATTGCAACCGCTGGGCATAGCCTTTGTAACATCGGTATTGACCTCATTGGTTGTTGCCGTAACGGTTACGCCTATTTTGTGTTCCTATTTATTGGATAACGAAAAGCTTTTGAACAAGCAGGCAGAAGGTACACGCGTGGAGCGATGGCTACAGAAACATTATGGCAACCTTTTGGAACGGGCAACACGAATACCCAAAACCATTATTGGCGTAACTGTGATTGTTTTTCTGTTAAGTCTTTTAGTGGTCACACAATTGGGAAGGAGTTTTCTTCCTGAATTCAACGAAGGCTCTTTGGTAATTAGTGTGGTTGGTCCACCGGGAATGTCTTTGGAAGAAAGCAACAAGACAGGTAAATTAATCGAGACTATACTATTGGATATGCCCGAAGTAGAGGTTGTTACAAGAAGACAAGGCCGTGCCGAACTGGACGAACACGCGCAAGGTGTCAATGCTTCGGAAATTGATGTGCCTTTTGTTCTTGAGGACAAAACAAAAGAAGAATTCTTTGAAGAAGTCCGAAACAAATTGAGTGTTGCACCAGGTGTCAACATTACCTTGGGGCAACCCATCGCCCACCGTATCGACCATATGCTTTCCGGGACACGCGCCAATATTGCCATCAAGATATTTGGTTTCGATTTACAACGACTGTTTGAAGTAGGCAAAAGCGTAGAACAGAACATTAAGGATATTGATGGACTGGCAGATGTTGCTGTTGACCAGCAAATTGAAGTGCCTCAAATTCGTATTAAACCCAAGCGCCAGATTCTCTCGGCATATGGTATGACGGTTGGTAATTTGATGGAACAAGTAGATATCGCTTTTGCAGGAGAAGAAGTGGGCGAGATTTATGAAGGACAGCAATACTTTGATTTGGTAGTGCGCTATGAAAAACCGTTTCGGGATGATATTGAGAATATCAATAAAACCTTGATTAGTTTACCGAAAGGTGGACAAACTACGTTGGGCGAATTGGCAACAGTTCAATCGGTAAGTAGTCCAAACACTATCAATCGTGAAGATGTACAACGAAAAATTGTGGTCGCTGCCAATGTTCAAGGTAGGGATTTACGTGGTGCAGTAAACGAAATAAAGGAAGTCGTCGCCAATAACGTGAATATGCCAGAAGGCTACCGTGTACAATATGGCGGACAGTTTGAAAGTGAGTCCAAAGCATCACAATTGCTTTTGATAACAGCCATCATCGCGATAGCCATCATTTTCCTGTTGTTGTATTATGAATTTAAGGTCATAAAACTGGCGTTCGTAGTTTTAATCAATTTACCTCTGGCATTGATTGGTGGTATCTTGATTGTGTACTTTACATCAGGTATTATCAGTATCGCTGCGACCATTGGATTTATTAGTCTTTTTGGAATAGCAACCCGTAATGGAATTTTATTGGTTTCTCGTTATGAAGATTTACGAAAAGAAGGAATCCAAGGCTTTCAATTGATAAAGAAAGGAGCTTTGGATAGATTAAATCCAATCTTAATGACAGCCTTTACAACAGGATTAGCATTAATTCCATTAGCCTTAAAAGGTGGCGAACCGGGTAGTGAAATACAAAGCCCGATGGCGGTTGTAATTTTAGGTGGTTTGTTGTCAGCTACGATATTGAATTTGGTGGTAATTCCTTGTGTGTATCAATTAGTTCTGAAAAAAGAAAAATAG
- a CDS encoding single-stranded DNA-binding protein → MSTIKNHVQLIGNVGQEPTITNLESGKKVARFSLATNEYYKNGKGEKQTDTNWHTVVAWGKTAEIIEKYAEKGKEIGVVGKLKTRTYTTDDGNQRYVTEVVADEILLMGSK, encoded by the coding sequence ATGAGTACTATTAAAAATCACGTACAGTTAATTGGAAATGTTGGACAAGAGCCAACCATTACGAACCTTGAAAGTGGTAAAAAAGTAGCCCGATTCTCATTGGCAACCAATGAATACTACAAAAACGGCAAGGGCGAGAAACAAACGGACACCAATTGGCACACCGTTGTCGCTTGGGGCAAAACTGCTGAAATTATCGAAAAGTATGCCGAAAAGGGCAAAGAAATCGGAGTTGTTGGAAAACTAAAGACCCGAACCTATACCACGGACGATGGCAACCAACGCTATGTTACCGAAGTGGTAGCCGATGAAATCCTATTAATGGGTAGTAAGTAA
- a CDS encoding DUF6876 family protein: MKAQVNEIKEGLQHFHGSEMLYQIPLIRTRFTNGLKYLANVAECFWLITDVSVIAKSLLNRSHFITIDFKRLSEDEQDFTGYEAEIIYSDGNGNVFETHQYNFTDFPLDELRLYFVDNTLMLPSEY; encoded by the coding sequence ATGAAAGCACAAGTTAACGAAATAAAAGAAGGATTGCAACATTTTCACGGTTCTGAAATGTTATATCAAATCCCATTGATACGCACCCGATTTACAAACGGATTGAAATATTTAGCCAATGTAGCAGAATGTTTTTGGCTCATTACTGATGTTTCAGTAATCGCCAAAAGTTTGCTGAACCGAAGCCATTTTATCACAATAGATTTTAAAAGGCTATCGGAAGATGAACAAGATTTTACGGGCTATGAAGCTGAAATAATTTATAGCGATGGAAATGGAAATGTTTTTGAAACGCATCAATACAACTTTACTGATTTTCCTTTAGATGAATTGCGTTTATATTTTGTGGATAATACGCTGATGTTACCAAGTGAATACTAA
- a CDS encoding BfmA/BtgA family mobilization protein encodes MSSNHQKKYSFSAISIKPNVATRFRKFSKRISRSHTDTLETMMNFFDLNELSPNESLGPNMQTLENSLKKRINALVAIIRDIEKNQTKPTNAMLELLFQENPNEKELQEEPFEFEQQELITENEELNHYRNRYEEVQQQFHSVKYDLEKIINKTTYVKSSFGGGYLKLELTKDEFENIKQKL; translated from the coding sequence ATGAGTTCAAATCATCAAAAGAAATACAGTTTTTCTGCCATTAGTATTAAACCTAATGTGGCAACTCGTTTTCGGAAATTTTCCAAAAGAATTTCACGTTCGCACACCGATACGCTGGAAACAATGATGAACTTTTTTGATTTGAACGAGCTATCCCCAAATGAATCTTTGGGTCCGAATATGCAGACCTTGGAGAATAGTCTCAAAAAACGAATCAATGCCCTTGTAGCCATTATTAGAGATATTGAAAAAAACCAGACCAAGCCCACCAATGCAATGTTGGAATTGCTTTTTCAAGAAAACCCAAATGAGAAAGAGTTACAAGAAGAACCATTTGAATTTGAACAACAAGAATTGATTACCGAAAACGAAGAACTAAATCATTACCGAAATCGTTACGAAGAAGTTCAGCAACAATTTCATTCCGTAAAATATGATTTGGAAAAAATCATCAATAAGACCACTTATGTAAAAAGCAGTTTTGGAGGTGGCTATTTAAAACTGGAACTGACCAAAGATGAATTTGAAAACATTAAACAAAAATTATAA